In Leptodactylus fuscus isolate aLepFus1 chromosome 2, aLepFus1.hap2, whole genome shotgun sequence, one genomic interval encodes:
- the PPP1R12B gene encoding protein phosphatase 1 regulatory subunit 12B, which produces MSSLYSRSKDYTRSRISQSDSPPSSPAPTTKTLRHERLARLDSGGSSLTSTDSDRASTRTSAYTRRDNRLPSSGSKTEEEPHRDFKKLYESAFNENEKLKSNLREAQQELADIKAKLERVVKKQDHSSSQVGLLEAEKREKRVLERRMSEMEEDLKTLTDLKSDNQRLKDENGALIRVISKLSK; this is translated from the exons ATGTCCTCCCTGTACAGCCGGTCCAAGGATTATACGAGGTCCCGGATCTCTCAGTCGGACTCTCCACCATCTTCCCCTGCACCGACCACAAAGACACTACGT catGAAAGATTAGCAAG ATTAGATTCTGGGGGTTCCAGTCTCACATCAACAGACAGCGATCGTGCATCTACTCGGACGAGTGCATACACGCGAAGAGACAATCGCTTGCCATCAAGTGGGAGTAAGACAGAGGAGGAACCACATAGAGATTTCAAAAAG CTATATGAAAGCGCCTTCAATGAAAATGAAAAGCTCAAAAGCAACTTGCGAGAAGCCCAACAAGAGCTTGCAGATATCAAAGCTAAGCTGGAAAGAGTTGTGAAG AAACAGGATCACTCATCAAGTCAGGTTGGACTACTGGAAGCTGAAAAAAGA GAGAAAAGAGTTTTAGAGCGCAGGATGTCTGAAATGGAAGAAGACCTAAAG ACACTCACAGACCTCAAATCTGACAATCAGCGCCTGAAGGATGAAAATGGAGCTCTAATCAGAGTAATAAGCAAACTTTCCAAGTAA